The following are encoded together in the Acidobacteriota bacterium genome:
- the rpsG gene encoding 30S ribosomal protein S7: protein MPRRRVIAKRELLPDALYGSPLVTKFINTIMSEGKRSTAERILYQSFDLIKERSGDDPLKIFKKAVDNVKPALEVKSRRVGGSNYQVPIEVNPNRRLSLSIRWLVGFARSRGDGKTMQEKLANELLDAANLRGGAVKKREDTHRMAEANKAFAHYRW from the coding sequence ATGCCGCGCAGACGAGTAATCGCGAAACGTGAGCTGTTGCCGGACGCCCTCTACGGGAGCCCGCTGGTCACCAAGTTCATCAACACGATCATGAGCGAGGGCAAGCGTTCGACCGCCGAGCGCATCCTCTACCAGAGCTTCGACCTGATCAAGGAACGGTCGGGCGATGATCCGCTCAAGATCTTCAAGAAGGCCGTGGACAACGTCAAGCCGGCGCTCGAAGTGAAGTCGCGCCGCGTCGGCGGCTCGAACTACCAGGTGCCGATCGAGGTCAACCCGAACCGCCGCCTGTCGCTCAGCATCCGCTGGCTGGTCGGCTTTGCCCGCTCGCGCGGCGACGGCAAGACCATGCAGGAAAAGCTCGCCAACGAGCTGCTCGACGCCGCCAACCTGCGCGGTGGCGCCGTCAAGAAGCGCGAAGACACGCACCGCATGGCGGAAGCGAACAAGGCGTTCGCGCACTACCGCTGGTAG
- the rpsL gene encoding 30S ribosomal protein S12 — protein sequence MPTISQLVRKGREKVEWKTKSPALQNSPQKRGVCVRVFTQTPKKPNSALRKVARVRLTNKIEVTTYIPGVGHNLQEHSLVLIRGGRVKDLPGVRYHVVRGTLDAVGVQGRKQGRSKYGAKRPKS from the coding sequence GTGCCGACGATTAGTCAGCTGGTCCGCAAGGGACGCGAGAAGGTCGAGTGGAAGACGAAGAGCCCGGCGCTGCAGAACAGCCCGCAGAAGCGCGGCGTCTGTGTGCGCGTCTTCACGCAAACCCCGAAGAAGCCGAACTCGGCGCTTCGCAAGGTGGCGCGTGTCCGCCTGACCAACAAGATTGAAGTCACCACCTACATTCCGGGTGTCGGCCACAACCTGCAGGAGCACTCGCTGGTGCTGATCCGCGGCGGCCGTGTGAAAGACCTGCCGGGTGTGCGGTATCACGTGGTGCGCGGCACCCTCGACGCCGTGGGCGTGCAGGGCCGCAAGCAGGGTCGTTCGAAGTACGGCGCCAAGCGCCCGAAGTCCTAA
- a CDS encoding c-type cytochrome produces the protein MTAQAPTPTVVDSPTVKVLTGLLAPDFQEEMNHMVQALGVSCNTCHVPRNFASDDNAVKITARRMIEMTKALNQQFFPDYKPKPGESVLGRVTCFTCHQGESTPKLPPGGD, from the coding sequence TTGACCGCCCAGGCCCCCACCCCGACCGTGGTCGACAGCCCGACCGTGAAGGTCCTGACCGGCCTGCTCGCCCCTGACTTCCAGGAAGAGATGAACCACATGGTCCAGGCGCTGGGCGTCAGTTGCAACACCTGCCACGTTCCCCGGAACTTCGCGAGCGACGACAACGCCGTGAAGATTACGGCGCGGCGCATGATCGAGATGACCAAGGCCCTGAACCAGCAGTTCTTCCCCGACTACAAGCCCAAGCCCGGGGAATCGGTGCTCGGCCGGGTCACCTGCTTTACCTGCCACCAGGGCGAATCCACCCCCAAGCTGCCGCCCGGCGGGGACTGA
- a CDS encoding cytochrome b N-terminal domain-containing protein, with the protein MTGPLLDWLDSRTGYRALVRRALYEELPRGTGWPFTTGSVVTLLVACQFITGVGLTMYYVPAPSLAYDSVRFIMRDLPLGGMLRGLHYWGASFLVVAAVMHMMRVFLTGSYKAPREVTWLSGLVMLLVILGFSLSGYLLPWDQKAYWATTVTINVARSTPLLGEYIADVLRGGAELGALTLGRWYSAHVFLLPAILVTLIVAHIALMRKHGISGPIEPAAGPGEAFFPWHVIRDTVMMAAVFASLFTVAALVPAPLDAIANPSDADYIPRPEWYFLSLFQLLKYFPGPLEPVATMVIPGAVVGFLMMLPFIDRADGRHPFRTPRRAFTTTMVAIALGVLTLTGLGVADGPPPDDDKWGLLPIAGWQIATDEASPCARCHAPGAPAAPLAQTRITRDEEWLLAHMADPVALAPGVRSPQEPAPRPMMSRFKAQAVVSYLRREHAGRPHPVVDEAGRLAALTYAETCVACHKIAGDGGSMGPDLTQVGGRREAAAIKAIIEDASQVYGETAMPPFRNRLRPEQIEALTNYLAARE; encoded by the coding sequence ATGACCGGCCCGCTGCTCGACTGGCTTGATTCGCGCACCGGCTATCGCGCCTTGGTGCGGCGCGCGCTGTACGAGGAACTGCCGCGCGGGACCGGGTGGCCGTTTACCACCGGCAGCGTCGTCACGCTGCTCGTGGCCTGCCAGTTCATCACCGGCGTCGGCCTCACCATGTATTACGTGCCGGCCCCGTCGCTGGCCTACGACAGCGTGCGGTTCATCATGCGCGACCTGCCGCTGGGTGGGATGTTGCGCGGCCTGCATTACTGGGGCGCCAGCTTCCTGGTGGTGGCGGCGGTCATGCACATGATGCGCGTGTTCCTCACCGGTTCGTACAAGGCGCCGCGCGAAGTGACGTGGCTGAGCGGCCTGGTGATGCTGCTGGTCATCCTCGGCTTCTCGTTGAGCGGCTACTTGTTGCCGTGGGACCAGAAAGCCTACTGGGCGACCACGGTCACCATCAACGTCGCACGCAGCACGCCGCTGCTCGGAGAGTACATCGCCGACGTGCTGCGTGGCGGCGCCGAACTGGGCGCGCTTACGCTCGGCCGTTGGTACTCCGCGCACGTCTTCCTGCTGCCGGCGATCCTGGTCACGCTGATCGTGGCGCACATCGCGCTGATGCGGAAGCACGGCATCTCGGGTCCGATCGAGCCGGCGGCCGGTCCGGGCGAGGCGTTCTTTCCGTGGCATGTCATCCGCGACACGGTGATGATGGCCGCCGTCTTCGCGTCGTTGTTCACGGTTGCCGCGCTCGTGCCCGCGCCCCTGGATGCGATCGCCAACCCGTCGGACGCCGATTACATTCCGCGGCCCGAGTGGTACTTCCTGTCGCTGTTTCAACTGCTGAAGTACTTCCCCGGCCCGCTTGAGCCGGTAGCGACGATGGTGATTCCCGGCGCGGTGGTGGGGTTCCTGATGATGCTGCCGTTCATTGATCGCGCCGACGGCCGCCATCCGTTCCGCACGCCCCGCCGCGCGTTCACGACCACGATGGTGGCCATCGCCCTGGGGGTGCTCACGCTGACCGGCCTTGGCGTGGCCGATGGTCCGCCGCCCGACGACGACAAATGGGGCTTGCTGCCGATTGCCGGCTGGCAGATTGCCACTGACGAGGCGAGTCCGTGCGCGCGGTGCCACGCCCCGGGCGCGCCGGCGGCACCGCTCGCACAGACCCGGATTACGCGCGACGAGGAGTGGTTGCTGGCGCACATGGCCGATCCGGTGGCGCTCGCGCCGGGCGTGCGCTCGCCCCAGGAGCCGGCGCCGCGGCCAATGATGTCCCGGTTCAAGGCGCAGGCGGTGGTCTCGTACTTGCGGCGCGAGCATGCGGGACGCCCGCACCCGGTGGTTGACGAGGCCGGCCGATTGGCCGCGCTGACCTACGCCGAGACCTGCGTGGCGTGCCACAAGATCGCCGGTGACGGCGGCAGCATGGGGCCCGACCTGACGCAGGTCGGCGGGCGGCGGGAGGCCGCCGCCATCAAGGCAATCATCGAAGACGCGTCGCAGGTCTACGGCGAGACCGCGATGCCTCCGTTCAGGAACCGCTTGAGGCCCGAACAGATCGAAGCGCTGACCAACTACCTCGCCGCGCGAGAGTAA
- a CDS encoding Rieske (2Fe-2S) protein yields MEPPINASENRRGFFIRIIQTVHAGIGATLAFVVGGAIVAPSFSRREKLWLPAGTVPRLVDGVPTAVTLRIARSDGASETVDRRVVYLVKNGESLYALDSTCTHLGCRTKFNPDSGHIECPCHGGVYDTGGNVVSGPPPTPLAQVPVRVEHDRIMVQV; encoded by the coding sequence ATGGAGCCACCAATCAACGCCTCTGAAAATCGCCGCGGTTTCTTCATCCGCATCATCCAGACGGTGCACGCCGGCATCGGCGCGACACTGGCCTTCGTTGTCGGCGGCGCCATCGTCGCGCCCAGTTTCTCGCGGCGCGAGAAGTTGTGGCTCCCTGCGGGCACCGTGCCGAGACTGGTGGACGGCGTGCCGACGGCCGTGACGCTGAGGATCGCCCGTTCCGATGGCGCCAGCGAGACGGTCGACCGGCGCGTGGTGTATTTGGTCAAGAACGGCGAGTCACTGTATGCACTCGACTCGACGTGCACACACCTTGGATGCCGCACCAAGTTCAATCCCGACAGCGGGCACATCGAGTGCCCCTGCCATGGCGGGGTTTACGACACCGGTGGCAACGTCGTGTCGGGGCCGCCGCCCACGCCGCTGGCGCAAGTGCCGGTACGGGTCGAGCACGATCGCATCATGGTCCAGGTCTAG
- a CDS encoding tetratricopeptide repeat protein, which translates to MLTPSIATADSPSAAAEWIEEWQSEHDGRAIAAPSPADWPFRYPLAAELPAGPVVIRANAFDEAFVNEQTGGTELVTTQRAYLEAAWAAELAPHPGGAWLLLVSTPAPHHYSTTALLPRAFRVTDAAERLALCVQALAAWRTPAALVATASVCMEVNDLDAAARDLDEAITLAPGWAAARYECGKLWLRRDDMAQAAVAFEAAATLLPSFAPAWANLGATLGELDRPAEALTAFERALALEPASPQALNNVGVVRRELGKLAESEAAFRQVIELTPTLAFGHYNLGHTLFLQGRFQAALAAYAEGQARDPEKNAVQASRLALCKVATGDAEGALRDLRRATEGLPREYRQQLLGETSAILWALVTEQPGLSGWQPVQAWLDGELRRSG; encoded by the coding sequence GTGCTTACGCCGTCGATCGCGACCGCCGACTCGCCGAGCGCCGCCGCGGAGTGGATCGAGGAGTGGCAGTCCGAGCACGACGGCCGCGCGATCGCCGCGCCCTCGCCGGCGGATTGGCCCTTCCGTTACCCGCTGGCGGCCGAACTGCCGGCCGGCCCCGTGGTGATTCGCGCCAACGCCTTTGACGAGGCGTTCGTCAACGAGCAGACCGGCGGCACCGAGCTCGTCACCACCCAGCGCGCCTACCTCGAGGCTGCCTGGGCGGCCGAACTGGCCCCCCATCCCGGTGGCGCGTGGCTCCTGCTCGTCAGCACCCCGGCACCGCATCACTACAGCACCACCGCACTTCTCCCCAGGGCGTTTCGGGTCACCGATGCGGCAGAACGCCTCGCACTATGCGTCCAGGCTCTCGCAGCCTGGCGGACACCCGCCGCCCTGGTGGCAACGGCGAGCGTCTGTATGGAGGTGAACGACCTCGACGCGGCAGCCCGCGATCTGGACGAGGCAATCACCCTGGCGCCAGGGTGGGCGGCGGCACGGTACGAATGCGGCAAGCTCTGGCTCCGGCGCGACGATATGGCCCAGGCCGCCGTGGCCTTCGAGGCCGCGGCGACGCTACTGCCGAGCTTCGCGCCGGCCTGGGCGAACCTCGGCGCCACGCTCGGCGAACTGGACCGCCCGGCGGAAGCCCTGACCGCGTTCGAGCGGGCCCTGGCGCTCGAGCCGGCCAGCCCGCAGGCGCTGAACAACGTCGGGGTCGTCCGCCGCGAACTGGGCAAACTCGCGGAATCGGAGGCGGCGTTCCGGCAAGTGATTGAACTCACCCCAACGCTGGCCTTTGGCCATTACAATCTCGGGCATACACTGTTTTTGCAGGGCCGGTTCCAGGCCGCGCTCGCGGCCTATGCTGAAGGCCAGGCCCGCGACCCGGAGAAGAACGCGGTGCAAGCGTCGCGGCTGGCACTGTGCAAGGTGGCGACCGGTGATGCCGAAGGCGCGCTGCGAGACCTGCGGCGCGCCACCGAGGGTTTGCCGCGCGAGTACCGGCAGCAACTGCTCGGCGAGACGAGCGCGATTTTGTGGGCCCTGGTCACCGAGCAGCCGGGCTTGAGCGGATGGCAACCGGTGCAGGCCTGGCTCGATGGCGAGTTGCGCAGGTCCGGCTGA
- a CDS encoding HAMP domain-containing sensor histidine kinase, translating into MNDGTSPRPGWHLLHDRGMRLAVGLAIVVAIPMAVLFYFQFRSLNDIEKNSSIILRQLSSDTASSLTETVETALKRPYFDVILRVPQARIEPLDLAFIDPVMHEALLESPFVTAFFVWTERGPHGDQWLAYDQQSIAQAAGTVESRFREDTVFGAKLLPRLHELVRMRMAIVAFTEEIGGRQYYVQAQMRFESFARERMTSVVAFAVDAERLKTEFIPALLRDRLANVQQPAGFPSLEAAVLAEDGTRIFESDPSRSDDMPVDERSFPVVFFDKELLAFAAPFEQQREIWGLRTGYGPESIPEIVSASTRPQMALMVVLAVAMSLGVFLVAGAAAREVRVAELKSNFVASVSHDLKTPLALIQLFAETLELGRVRTPERAQEYYQIINGEAKKLTRLIENILDFSRMEAGLRPYRMEPADLGEIVSRVLARMATQFSQGNFVVKTEIAPALPRVLADEGATEQAIENLLANAIKYSGDAKQLEVSARRAGDHVEVSVTDHGIGISRREQARIFRKFYRVQRELGGGPQGTGLGLAIVDHTMRGHGGYVRVTSEPQQGSTFTLHFPIPGENAFAPTLAESTR; encoded by the coding sequence ATGAATGACGGAACCAGTCCACGTCCAGGGTGGCACTTGCTGCACGACCGCGGGATGCGCCTCGCCGTCGGCCTGGCCATCGTCGTCGCCATCCCCATGGCGGTGCTGTTCTACTTCCAGTTCCGCTCGCTCAACGACATCGAGAAGAACTCGTCCATCATCCTGCGGCAGTTGAGCAGCGACACGGCCAGCTCGTTGACCGAGACGGTGGAGACCGCCCTCAAGCGCCCGTACTTCGACGTGATCCTGCGTGTGCCGCAGGCGCGCATCGAGCCGCTGGACCTGGCGTTCATCGACCCGGTCATGCACGAGGCGCTGCTGGAGAGCCCGTTCGTGACCGCGTTCTTCGTCTGGACCGAACGCGGGCCCCACGGCGACCAGTGGCTGGCGTACGACCAGCAGTCGATCGCGCAGGCGGCCGGCACGGTCGAGAGCCGCTTCCGCGAAGACACCGTGTTTGGCGCCAAGCTGCTGCCCCGCCTCCACGAACTGGTCAGGATGCGGATGGCGATTGTCGCCTTCACCGAAGAGATCGGCGGACGCCAGTACTACGTGCAGGCGCAGATGCGCTTCGAGTCGTTCGCGCGCGAGCGCATGACCAGCGTGGTGGCGTTTGCGGTCGACGCCGAGCGCCTGAAGACGGAGTTCATCCCGGCCCTGTTGCGCGATCGGCTCGCGAACGTCCAGCAACCGGCGGGCTTCCCCTCGCTCGAGGCCGCGGTGCTCGCGGAAGACGGCACCCGCATTTTCGAGTCGGACCCCTCGCGCAGCGACGACATGCCGGTGGACGAACGCAGTTTTCCGGTGGTCTTCTTCGACAAGGAACTGCTGGCGTTCGCCGCGCCGTTCGAACAGCAACGGGAGATCTGGGGCCTGCGCACGGGCTACGGGCCGGAATCGATCCCGGAAATCGTCAGCGCCAGCACGCGGCCGCAGATGGCGTTGATGGTGGTGTTGGCGGTGGCCATGAGTCTGGGCGTCTTCCTGGTCGCCGGCGCCGCGGCGCGGGAAGTCCGGGTCGCCGAGCTGAAGTCGAACTTCGTCGCGTCGGTGTCGCACGACCTCAAGACGCCGCTCGCGCTGATCCAGCTGTTTGCCGAGACACTCGAATTGGGCCGCGTGCGCACGCCGGAACGGGCGCAGGAGTACTACCAGATCATCAACGGCGAGGCCAAGAAGCTGACCCGGCTGATCGAGAACATTCTCGACTTCTCGCGCATGGAGGCCGGGTTGCGGCCGTACCGCATGGAGCCGGCCGACCTGGGTGAAATCGTGAGCCGGGTGCTGGCTCGCATGGCCACGCAGTTTTCGCAGGGCAATTTCGTGGTCAAGACCGAGATCGCCCCGGCGCTGCCCCGGGTCCTCGCTGACGAAGGCGCGACCGAGCAGGCCATCGAGAACCTGCTCGCCAATGCCATCAAGTATTCCGGCGACGCCAAGCAGCTGGAGGTGTCGGCGCGGCGCGCCGGCGACCACGTCGAGGTCAGCGTCACCGACCACGGCATCGGCATCTCACGGCGCGAGCAGGCTCGCATCTTCCGCAAGTTCTACCGCGTGCAGCGCGAACTGGGCGGTGGGCCCCAGGGCACCGGGCTCGGCCTGGCGATTGTCGACCACACCATGCGCGGACACGGCGGCTACGTCCGCGTCACCAGCGAACCCCAACAGGGCAGCACTTTCACCCTGCACTTCCCCATTCCCGGCGAGAACGCCTTCGCCCCCACTCTGGCAGAGTCCACACGATGA
- a CDS encoding response regulator transcription factor, with the protein MKKILVIEDEPQMRLGLRDNLELEGYEVETAADGDEGLLKAGVFSPDLVILDVMLPKKNGFDVCRDLRARSVATPIVMLTARSAETDKVLGLELGADDYVTKPFSITELLARVRAVLRRSGAGVVKPAAEIMRIGDIEIDFKLHQARRGKVRIEFTAREFDLLRYFVLHTGQVVTREQILNEVWGYEEFPTTRTIDNFVAKLRQKIEKSPHAPEHILTIHGSGYKFVG; encoded by the coding sequence ATGAAGAAGATCCTGGTGATTGAAGACGAGCCGCAAATGCGGCTCGGCCTGCGCGACAACCTCGAACTCGAGGGCTACGAGGTCGAGACGGCCGCCGACGGCGACGAGGGGCTGCTGAAGGCCGGGGTCTTCTCACCCGACCTGGTCATTCTCGACGTGATGCTGCCGAAGAAGAACGGGTTCGACGTGTGCCGCGATCTGCGGGCCCGGTCGGTCGCGACGCCGATCGTGATGCTGACCGCCCGCTCGGCCGAGACCGACAAGGTGCTCGGCCTCGAACTGGGCGCCGACGACTACGTCACCAAGCCGTTCTCGATCACCGAACTGCTGGCGCGCGTCCGCGCCGTGCTGCGGCGCTCGGGCGCGGGCGTGGTCAAGCCGGCGGCCGAGATCATGCGGATTGGCGACATCGAGATCGACTTCAAGCTGCATCAGGCGCGGCGCGGCAAGGTCCGCATCGAGTTCACCGCCCGCGAGTTCGACCTGTTGCGCTATTTCGTCCTGCACACCGGCCAGGTCGTGACCCGCGAGCAGATCCTGAACGAGGTGTGGGGCTACGAGGAATTCCCGACCACCCGCACCATCGACAACTTCGTCGCCAAGCTGCGGCAGAAGATCGAGAAGTCACCCCACGCCCCCGAACACATCC